A genome region from Bradyrhizobium sp. WSM1417 includes the following:
- a CDS encoding M20/M25/M40 family metallo-hydrolase yields MANAQLQSVLDHIDKEFDNSLERLFSLLRIKSISADPAFAADCKAAAEHLARDIASLGVATEVRPTAGHPAVVGKSVAGGRPHVLFYGHYDVQPVDPIELWHRPPFEPVVTDHADGRKIIVARGAEDDKGQVMTFVEACRAWKKVTGSLPIDVTFLIEGEEEVGSKNFVPFIEANKDEFKADYVLVCDTGMWDRNTPAITTSLRGLLYEELKITAANRDLHSGVFGGSAMNPIRVLTKILGGLFDDDSRITIPGFYDGVKDTPPDILAQWKKLDFTPDTFLKPVGLSIPAGEKGRLLVEQASTRPTCDVNGIWGGYIGEGSKTVIPSHASAKVSFRLVEGQDPQKIRKAFREYVTARIPGDCKVEFGDHSAGPAIALDWNMKPLAAAKTALTEEWGKETVLMGSGASIPIVADFKRALGLDSLLVGFGLDDDNIHSPNEKYDLRSFQKGIRSWARILAALAEVK; encoded by the coding sequence ATGGCAAATGCGCAGCTTCAATCCGTGCTCGACCACATCGACAAGGAGTTCGACAACAGCCTGGAGCGTTTGTTCTCGCTGTTGCGGATCAAGTCGATCTCCGCCGATCCGGCCTTCGCGGCCGATTGCAAGGCGGCGGCCGAGCATCTTGCCAGGGACATCGCGAGCCTCGGCGTTGCGACTGAAGTGAGGCCGACCGCCGGCCATCCCGCGGTCGTCGGCAAGAGCGTCGCGGGCGGCCGGCCGCATGTGCTGTTCTACGGCCACTATGATGTGCAGCCGGTCGATCCGATCGAGCTCTGGCACCGTCCGCCATTTGAGCCTGTTGTCACCGACCATGCCGACGGCCGCAAGATCATCGTGGCGCGCGGCGCCGAGGACGACAAGGGCCAGGTCATGACCTTCGTCGAGGCCTGCCGCGCCTGGAAGAAGGTGACGGGATCACTGCCGATCGACGTCACGTTCCTGATCGAAGGCGAGGAAGAAGTCGGCTCGAAGAACTTCGTGCCGTTCATCGAAGCCAACAAGGACGAGTTCAAGGCAGATTACGTGCTGGTCTGCGACACCGGCATGTGGGACCGCAACACGCCCGCGATCACGACCTCGCTGCGCGGTCTGCTCTATGAGGAGCTCAAGATCACCGCCGCCAATCGCGACCTGCATTCCGGCGTGTTCGGCGGCAGCGCGATGAATCCGATCCGGGTGCTGACCAAAATTCTCGGCGGGCTGTTCGACGATGACAGCCGTATCACCATTCCGGGCTTCTATGACGGGGTGAAGGACACGCCGCCGGACATTCTCGCGCAGTGGAAGAAGCTCGACTTCACGCCAGACACGTTCCTCAAGCCCGTCGGGCTATCGATACCGGCCGGCGAGAAGGGCAGGCTCCTGGTCGAGCAGGCTTCCACGCGTCCGACCTGCGACGTCAACGGCATCTGGGGCGGTTACATCGGTGAGGGCTCCAAGACGGTGATCCCGTCGCACGCCTCGGCCAAGGTCTCGTTCCGGCTGGTCGAAGGGCAGGATCCGCAAAAGATCCGCAAGGCTTTCCGTGAATACGTGACGGCGCGCATTCCGGGAGACTGCAAGGTCGAGTTCGGCGACCACTCTGCCGGGCCTGCGATTGCGCTCGACTGGAACATGAAGCCGCTCGCCGCCGCCAAGACCGCGTTGACCGAGGAATGGGGCAAGGAGACCGTGCTGATGGGCTCAGGCGCCTCGATCCCGATCGTCGCAGACTTCAAGCGCGCGCTCGGGCTCGACTCGCTGCTCGTCGGTTTCGGCCTCGACGACGACAACATCCACTCGCCGAACGAGAAGTACGACCTCCGCAGCTTCCAGAAAGGCATCCGCTCCTGGGCCCGCATCCTCGCGGCGCTGGCAGAGGTGAAGTAG
- a CDS encoding class II aldolase/adducin family protein has product MSPAEARLKEVPSNMTEAEWQQRVNLAACYRLVSLYGWDDLVDTHISARVPGPDHHFLINPYGLMFDEIRASSLVKVDLHGNQLSESEYSINPAGFTIHSAIHEVREDAICVLHLHTLDGTAVSSSAEGLLPLNQTAQLVTHDLAYHDYEGIALDHDERPRLQKDLGDHNHMLLRNHGTMTVGRSVASAFERMYHLERACSMQVRTRALGTPVYPVDDVAIDKNTELLANRDRAELRATNLVWPPLLRKLDRELPGYRS; this is encoded by the coding sequence ATGTCGCCAGCGGAAGCGCGCCTGAAGGAAGTGCCGTCGAACATGACGGAGGCCGAGTGGCAGCAACGGGTCAATCTCGCCGCCTGCTATCGCCTCGTCTCACTCTACGGCTGGGACGATTTGGTCGACACCCACATCTCAGCGCGCGTGCCCGGCCCCGACCATCATTTCCTCATCAACCCCTACGGGCTGATGTTCGACGAGATCAGGGCGTCGAGCCTGGTCAAGGTCGATCTGCACGGCAACCAGCTCTCCGAGAGCGAGTACAGCATCAACCCCGCCGGTTTCACCATCCACTCGGCGATCCACGAAGTGCGCGAGGACGCCATCTGCGTGCTGCATCTCCATACCCTCGACGGCACCGCGGTTTCGAGCAGCGCCGAAGGCCTGCTGCCGCTGAACCAGACCGCCCAGCTCGTCACCCACGACCTCGCCTATCACGACTACGAAGGCATCGCGCTCGACCACGACGAGCGGCCGCGGCTGCAGAAGGACCTCGGCGATCACAACCACATGCTGCTGCGCAACCACGGCACGATGACGGTCGGGCGCTCGGTCGCCTCGGCCTTCGAGCGCATGTATCACCTGGAGCGGGCCTGCTCGATGCAGGTGCGTACGCGCGCGCTGGGCACGCCGGTCTATCCGGTCGACGATGTCGCGATCGACAAGAACACCGAGCTGCTCGCTAACCGCGACCGCGCCGAATTGCGCGCCACTAACCTCGTGTGGCCGCCGCTGCTGCGCAAGCTGGACCGCGAGCTTCCGGGCTACCGCTCTTGA